In a single window of the Campylobacter concisus genome:
- the uppS gene encoding polyprenyl diphosphate synthase has product MNELNHLAIIMDGNGRWAKKRGFLRTNGHEAGANVVSDMCEFCIDNGVKILSLYAFSTENWKRPQKEIKFLINLLKKFLILKRADFTKNDIKFNTIGDISPFSDELKNEIEITKNATRENKNLLLNLAINYGSKDEIIRAVKKLNLEGCDINEASLNAALDESEPVDLLIRTGGESRLSNFMLWQASYAELFFTPTLWPDFSKDELASIVSKFKNIERRFGGV; this is encoded by the coding sequence TTGAATGAATTAAACCACCTTGCTATTATCATGGATGGAAATGGGCGCTGGGCTAAAAAACGTGGATTTTTGCGGACAAATGGGCACGAAGCCGGAGCAAATGTAGTAAGCGATATGTGCGAATTTTGTATCGATAATGGAGTGAAAATTTTAAGTCTTTACGCGTTTAGTACTGAAAACTGGAAAAGGCCGCAAAAAGAGATCAAATTTTTGATAAATTTGCTTAAGAAATTTCTAATTTTAAAGCGTGCTGATTTTACAAAAAATGATATCAAATTTAATACGATCGGCGATATTTCGCCATTTAGCGATGAGCTAAAAAATGAGATAGAGATCACCAAAAATGCTACAAGAGAGAATAAAAATTTATTATTAAATTTAGCGATAAACTACGGCTCAAAAGATGAGATCATTAGAGCTGTGAAAAAGCTAAATTTAGAAGGCTGCGATATAAACGAAGCAAGCCTGAATGCAGCACTTGATGAGAGTGAGCCGGTGGATCTTCTCATTAGAACTGGCGGCGAGAGCAGGCTTTCAAATTTCATGCTTTGGCAAGCAAGCTACGCGGAGCTATTTTTTACACCAACACTTTGGCCTGACTTTAGTAAGGATGAGCTTGCAAGCATCGTTAGCAAATTTAAAAACATAGAGCGAAGATTTGGCGGAGTTTAG
- a CDS encoding prepilin peptidase: protein MDNLVIFFALFAFVLGICVGSFSNVLIYRLPRNESINFPASHCPNCDHKLNFYHNIPIFSWIFLGGKCAFCKQKISLIYPVIELVSGILFLICFFKECSEILSVETLLYALFLGLCLVMLLALSVIDIRYKAVPDPLLFAALFFAFTYALLLFIFKGNFAQILNFFLFALIFWVLRFVVSFAIKKEAMGSADIFIAAIIGAILPAKLALVAIYLAALFTLPVYAVVQKKGYELAFVPFLSLGLLITYAFKEQILEILRFIYE, encoded by the coding sequence ATGGATAATCTAGTCATCTTTTTTGCCCTTTTTGCTTTTGTTTTGGGTATTTGCGTGGGCTCATTTTCAAATGTGCTGATATATCGCTTGCCACGAAATGAAAGTATAAATTTTCCAGCTTCTCATTGCCCAAACTGCGATCATAAGCTAAATTTTTATCACAATATTCCAATTTTTTCATGGATATTTTTAGGCGGCAAATGCGCCTTTTGCAAGCAAAAAATAAGCCTCATATATCCAGTAATCGAGCTAGTTTCTGGGATACTTTTTTTGATCTGTTTTTTTAAAGAATGTAGCGAAATTTTAAGTGTAGAAACATTGCTTTACGCGCTATTTTTAGGGCTTTGTCTTGTTATGTTGTTAGCTCTTAGCGTCATAGATATAAGATATAAAGCTGTGCCAGATCCTCTTCTTTTTGCGGCGCTATTTTTTGCATTTACTTATGCCCTGCTACTTTTTATCTTTAAAGGAAATTTTGCCCAAATTTTAAATTTTTTCCTTTTTGCACTTATCTTTTGGGTGCTTAGATTTGTCGTAAGTTTTGCCATAAAAAAAGAAGCAATGGGTAGTGCAGATATCTTTATAGCAGCGATTATCGGAGCTATTTTACCAGCCAAGCTAGCCCTTGTGGCGATCTATCTTGCAGCACTTTTTACACTTCCAGTCTATGCGGTCGTTCAAAAAAAAGGCTATGAGCTAGCCTTTGTGCCGTTTTTAAGTCTTGGCTTACTTATTACATACGCTTTTAAAGAGCAAATTTTAGAAATTTTAAGGTTTATTTATGAGTAG
- a CDS encoding LptF/LptG family permease encodes MSRVNRYLLFNFLGTFASLFSTLFLIMSIVFFIQIARITSYIEISFGELFKLYSFMLPRVLLFVVPIAFFVSLAMTLFRLSKENESIVIFTLGGSPNKIAKFFLIFSAFLSTALLVIATIMIPIAAQLNVNFIDYKKTVAKLNLKPTQFGQKFSDWMVYVGSEMQDNNGTTYKDIVMFNPYIKDSQRLITAKNAKITNTNQSIELSLVDGKMYDIKDEIYHQSNFKSMKIRTAQSEEISDIGSIKEYWTEANSSEKRRKDLSTYVLVALFPLASTLFAISFGIVTYRYEKGMVYVGTFGVLFGYFTLIMLFSSKPAFAIPLIFFVFLLAGILLFKAKIIRRY; translated from the coding sequence ATGAGTAGAGTGAATAGATATCTTTTATTTAATTTCCTAGGGACTTTTGCGTCGCTATTTAGTACGCTTTTTTTGATCATGTCGATCGTATTTTTCATCCAGATCGCGCGCATCACTTCTTACATTGAGATCAGCTTTGGCGAGCTCTTTAAACTCTACTCTTTTATGCTTCCACGCGTGCTACTTTTTGTCGTGCCTATCGCATTTTTTGTATCACTTGCGATGACTCTTTTTAGATTATCAAAAGAGAATGAAAGTATCGTTATTTTTACGCTTGGTGGCTCACCAAATAAGATTGCTAAATTTTTCTTAATATTTTCAGCATTTTTAAGCACCGCTCTACTTGTAATCGCTACCATAATGATACCAATAGCCGCACAGCTAAATGTAAATTTTATTGATTATAAAAAGACTGTTGCAAAGCTAAATTTAAAGCCAACTCAGTTTGGACAAAAATTTTCTGACTGGATGGTCTATGTGGGTAGTGAAATGCAAGATAATAATGGCACTACTTATAAAGATATCGTGATGTTTAATCCTTACATTAAAGACTCCCAACGCTTAATCACTGCAAAAAACGCAAAGATCACTAATACAAATCAAAGCATTGAGCTCTCTTTAGTAGATGGAAAAATGTATGATATAAAAGATGAAATTTATCATCAAAGCAACTTCAAATCTATGAAGATAAGGACTGCCCAAAGTGAAGAGATAAGTGATATAGGAAGTATAAAAGAGTACTGGACGGAGGCAAATAGTAGTGAAAAAAGAAGAAAAGACCTTAGCACATATGTGCTTGTTGCGCTATTTCCACTTGCCAGTACGCTTTTTGCCATAAGCTTTGGCATCGTTACTTATAGATATGAAAAAGGCATGGTTTATGTTGGTACGTTTGGCGTTTTATTTGGGTATTTTACACTCATAATGCTATTTTCATCAAAACCAGCTTTTGCGATCCCGCTCATATTTTTCGTCTTTTTATTGGCAGGAATTTTGCTTTTTAAAGCCAAAATCATACGAAGATACTAA
- the coaBC gene encoding bifunctional phosphopantothenoylcysteine decarboxylase/phosphopantothenate--cysteine ligase CoaBC, with protein MLKNKKILLAVCGSIAFYKAFEILSLLKKKGADVYVALSDGALEFCSVSGFEALSEHKILSSQTQNWQDGVNHIAYSKMDLVLIAPASVNTINKLTAGICDDVFMQTLIAASHVPLVVAPAANNNMIEHFSTQNSLEILKKNGALVVEPVLKTLACGDVGKGALASPEVIVEAAVKRLSKPIFAGKKVVITGGATTEKIDDVRAITNFSSGKMARALARAFYYAGAEVKLLASFETSSEPFEILKFSSSSELLELCKSECESANLLVMCAAVSDFVPTKIDGKIKKEDVGEILSLSLKRNVDILQSLKEFKCKKIGFKLEISSESAHKNARAMLEQKGLDAVCLNVLGEKNGFASEQNEVNFITKNSETLLPLAAKDEIARHIVELAANL; from the coding sequence ATGTTAAAAAATAAGAAAATTTTACTAGCAGTTTGCGGCAGCATCGCCTTTTATAAGGCATTCGAAATTTTATCGCTGCTTAAAAAGAAAGGCGCTGATGTTTACGTGGCTTTAAGTGACGGAGCGCTTGAATTTTGCAGCGTAAGCGGCTTTGAAGCGTTAAGCGAGCATAAAATTTTAAGCTCACAAACGCAAAACTGGCAAGACGGCGTAAATCACATAGCCTACTCTAAAATGGATCTGGTCCTCATCGCACCTGCCTCGGTAAATACGATAAATAAGCTAACAGCTGGCATCTGTGACGATGTCTTTATGCAAACACTAATCGCCGCCTCGCACGTGCCTTTAGTCGTTGCCCCTGCTGCAAATAATAATATGATCGAGCACTTTTCTACACAAAATTCGCTTGAAATTTTAAAGAAAAACGGCGCTTTGGTGGTTGAGCCAGTTCTTAAAACTCTAGCTTGCGGTGATGTTGGCAAGGGTGCTTTAGCAAGCCCTGAGGTGATAGTAGAAGCTGCCGTTAAAAGGCTTAGCAAGCCCATTTTCGCAGGCAAAAAAGTAGTGATAACTGGTGGAGCAACAACTGAAAAGATAGATGATGTGAGAGCCATTACAAATTTCTCAAGCGGAAAGATGGCAAGAGCCTTGGCTAGAGCCTTTTATTACGCCGGTGCGGAGGTAAAACTACTTGCTAGCTTTGAAACTAGTAGCGAGCCATTTGAGATTTTAAAATTTAGCTCAAGCAGTGAGCTTTTAGAGCTTTGTAAGAGCGAGTGTGAGAGTGCAAATTTACTTGTGATGTGTGCTGCAGTAAGCGATTTTGTTCCGACAAAAATTGATGGCAAGATAAAAAAAGAGGACGTTGGCGAAATTTTAAGCTTAAGTCTAAAGAGAAATGTCGATATTTTGCAAAGCTTAAAAGAGTTTAAATGCAAAAAGATCGGCTTTAAGCTTGAAATATCAAGTGAGAGCGCACACAAAAACGCTAGAGCAATGCTAGAGCAAAAGGGGCTTGACGCAGTTTGCCTAAATGTCTTGGGTGAGAAAAATGGCTTTGCAAGCGAGCAAAATGAGGTAAATTTCATCACGAAAAATAGTGAAACTTTGCTGCCGCTTGCCGCAAAAGACGAGATCGCAAGACATATCGTGGAGCTAGCGGCAAATTTATGA
- a CDS encoding helix-hairpin-helix domain-containing protein has product MKKIIFSLLVAASTLLAAINLNTATKEELMSLDGIGSSKADAIIEYRKANKFNSIEDIKNVNGIGDKTFENLKSDISVSGATKIDDTKSKIKSKKDEIKEKASKKSDEVKEKKDSAKGDSIKEIKDKKESLKDKAEKKSKAKKEKSKE; this is encoded by the coding sequence ATGAAAAAGATTATATTCTCACTATTAGTAGCAGCTTCTACATTACTAGCAGCCATAAATTTAAACACCGCCACAAAAGAAGAGTTAATGAGTTTAGATGGCATAGGATCTTCAAAGGCAGATGCAATAATAGAGTATAGAAAAGCAAATAAATTTAACTCAATAGAAGATATAAAAAATGTAAATGGTATAGGTGATAAGACATTTGAAAATTTAAAATCAGATATATCAGTATCAGGTGCTACAAAGATAGATGACACAAAATCAAAAATAAAATCTAAAAAAGATGAGATAAAAGAAAAAGCAAGTAAAAAGAGTGATGAAGTAAAAGAGAAAAAAGATAGTGCTAAAGGTGATAGTATAAAAGAGATAAAAGATAAGAAAGAAAGCCTAAAAGATAAAGCAGAGAAAAAGAGTAAAGCTAAAAAAGAGAAGAGTAAAGAGTAA
- the truA gene encoding tRNA pseudouridine(38-40) synthase TruA, whose translation MKIQLIYSYDGSKFQGSQTQPHENGVEDELSRALAHVGIFEKIVSSSRTDKKVHAINQSSSVICGDHFKNLEHLKELINRHAHPNIHIKRINLVDENFQARFDAVARSYRYIIDHEEFDVFSSNYKVFLPKFDIKKANEILSNFVGEHDFGSYMKTGSDTKSPVREIFKAFCYEYKNQTIIVFKANGFLRAQVRLMVANLLKALSIKNGGELINASLNGCSALTRIPAPAEGLYLNRVFYKFN comes from the coding sequence ATGAAAATCCAACTAATTTATAGCTACGATGGCTCCAAATTCCAAGGCTCGCAAACTCAGCCGCATGAAAATGGCGTAGAAGATGAGCTTTCGCGTGCTCTAGCTCACGTTGGAATATTTGAAAAAATAGTCTCTAGCTCACGTACAGATAAAAAAGTTCATGCGATTAATCAAAGCTCAAGCGTAATTTGTGGCGATCATTTTAAAAATTTAGAGCATCTAAAAGAGCTAATCAACCGCCATGCTCATCCAAATATTCATATAAAACGTATAAATTTAGTTGATGAAAATTTTCAAGCAAGATTTGACGCCGTAGCAAGGTCTTATAGATACATTATAGATCATGAAGAATTTGATGTTTTTAGCTCAAATTATAAAGTCTTTTTGCCAAAATTTGATATCAAAAAAGCAAATGAAATTTTATCTAATTTTGTTGGTGAGCATGATTTTGGCTCCTATATGAAAACAGGAAGTGATACAAAAAGCCCAGTGCGAGAAATTTTTAAGGCATTTTGTTATGAATACAAAAACCAAACTATCATCGTTTTTAAAGCGAATGGCTTTTTACGCGCTCAAGTACGGCTTATGGTTGCAAATCTACTTAAAGCCTTGAGTATAAAAAATGGTGGTGAGCTCATCAATGCTTCACTTAACGGATGTTCCGCTCTAACTCGTATCCCAGCTCCAGCTGAAGGGCTTTATCTAAATAGAGTTTTTTATAAATTTAATTAG
- a CDS encoding Rrf2 family transcriptional regulator translates to MFNAVNNKEKLFKIHSDSPKACPLGSKIEGLLTNHFLKAQEALENSLRSITLQDLLDELINL, encoded by the coding sequence ATTTTTAACGCAGTAAATAATAAAGAAAAACTTTTTAAGATCCACTCTGACTCACCTAAAGCCTGCCCGCTCGGTAGCAAGATCGAAGGACTCTTAACCAACCACTTCCTAAAAGCACAAGAAGCTTTAGAGAATAGTTTAAGAAGTATTACTTTACAAGATCTATTAGATGAGCTTATTAATTTATAA